One genomic segment of Balaenoptera musculus isolate JJ_BM4_2016_0621 chromosome 11, mBalMus1.pri.v3, whole genome shotgun sequence includes these proteins:
- the FAM107A gene encoding actin-associated protein FAM107A isoform X4: protein MYSEIQRERADIGGLMARPEYREWNPELIKPKKLLNPVKASRSHQELHRELLMNHRRGLGVDSKPELQRVLEHRRRNQLIKKKKEELEAKRLQCPFEQELLKRQQRLNQLEKPPEKEEDHAPEFIKVRENLRRITTLTSEERAL, encoded by the exons ATGTACTCGGAGATCCAGAGGGAGCGGGCGGACATCGGAGGCCTGATGGCCCGGCCAGAATACAGAGAGTGGAACCCGGAGCTCATCAAGCCCAAGAAGCTGCTGAACCCCGTGAAGGCCTCCCGGAGCCACCAGGAACTGCACCGAGAGCTGCTCATGAACCACAGAAG GGGCCTGGGTGTGGACAGCAAGCCGGAGCTGCAGCGTGTCCTGGAGCACCGCCGGCGGAACcagctcatcaagaagaagaaggaggaactGGAGGCCAAGCGCTTGCAGTGCCCCTTTGAGCAGGAGCTCCTGAAACGGCAGCAGCGGCTGAACCAG CTGGAAAAACCaccagaaaaggaagaggacCATGCCCCCGAATTTATTAAAGTCAGGGAAAACCTGCGCAGAATCACCACCCTGACCAGTGAAGAGAGAGCGCTTTAG